The Methylomusa anaerophila genome has a segment encoding these proteins:
- the cmr1 gene encoding type III-B CRISPR module RAMP protein Cmr1, which translates to MQRILINCNVLTPMFITGVDGRTPELRPASLKGVLRFWWRAVQLEEETKELCQRESSLFGGATQETGRSKIFLQISSPSGLNTNPYPPLPHHTGRTGCKPCLDKDIYECKKNSKIPAIDLNQNFCILLKYIDLPEYFSTDQLISLCKLIAALSGLGKRSRRGFGSFTVTAIAGIPVSPFITIEDIYKWLQDLAPEKYKLDNDIIRLTAECWAKYPFIEEIQIGREYDSVDNLAKTIGMASHDWDSDYTGFNRRQDPNDRKQKLQRMASPIHVSIIKSQQGFRPVITSLHTEFPPGWKSNDPMSEEFKGAIL; encoded by the coding sequence GTGCAACGAATTTTAATTAATTGTAATGTATTAACACCTATGTTTATTACAGGTGTTGACGGACGTACTCCAGAACTTCGCCCGGCTTCACTGAAAGGGGTATTACGCTTCTGGTGGCGAGCTGTCCAACTAGAGGAAGAAACAAAAGAACTTTGTCAACGGGAAAGTTCACTCTTCGGAGGTGCTACACAGGAAACGGGTCGGAGTAAAATTTTTCTTCAGATTAGCTCGCCTTCAGGACTTAATACGAATCCCTACCCTCCGTTGCCTCATCATACGGGAAGAACAGGCTGTAAACCTTGTTTAGATAAAGATATTTACGAATGTAAAAAGAATTCTAAGATACCGGCCATAGATTTAAACCAAAACTTTTGTATTTTGTTAAAATATATTGATTTACCTGAATACTTTTCTACTGACCAGTTAATATCTTTATGTAAACTTATTGCTGCTTTGAGCGGTCTAGGGAAACGGAGCCGACGAGGATTTGGAAGTTTTACTGTAACGGCAATAGCTGGAATTCCTGTTTCTCCATTTATCACGATTGAAGATATTTACAAATGGTTACAGGACCTTGCGCCTGAGAAATACAAATTGGATAACGATATTATTCGGCTAACAGCAGAATGTTGGGCTAAGTATCCATTTATAGAAGAAATACAAATTGGTAGAGAATATGATTCAGTCGATAACCTAGCAAAAACAATAGGAATGGCCTCACATGACTGGGATAGTGATTATACCGGCTTTAACCGGAGGCAAGATCCGAATGACAGAAAGCAGAAACTTCAAAGAATGGCATCGCCGATACATGTTTCGATCATAAAAAGTCAACAGGGCTTCCGTCCGGTAATTACTTCTCTTCATACTGAATTTCCTCCTGGTTGGAAGTCCAATGACCCTATGAGTGAAGAGTTTAAGGGGGCTATTTTATGA
- a CDS encoding Fic family protein, with product MDGINQTLKKIDHNQISINQNRPLEQTQVKNLKNYFKIGLTYASNALEGNTLTESETKVVIEEGITIGGKPLKDHLEAIGHARAFDYLWELAKSADITENDIKELHKICFQPKDGAAAGQYRQVDVIITGSHHNDKLSRHEDVPAHMRDFAAQLPEKRARLHPVVYAATLHRDFIYIHPFEDGNGRTARLLMNHALLATGYPPVIISPAFKHEYIQALEKSHSNSQMFTHYIAEQVLQAQRDYIRLLHLPPV from the coding sequence ATGGATGGGATAAACCAAACTTTAAAGAAAATAGATCACAACCAGATAAGCATAAACCAAAACCGACCCTTAGAACAGACGCAAGTAAAAAACCTTAAAAATTATTTCAAAATTGGCCTTACCTACGCCTCAAACGCATTGGAAGGCAACACTCTTACCGAGTCCGAAACCAAAGTTGTCATTGAGGAAGGCATCACTATTGGCGGCAAACCTCTCAAAGATCACTTAGAAGCAATCGGCCACGCCAGGGCGTTTGATTACCTTTGGGAGCTGGCTAAAAGCGCCGATATCACGGAGAATGACATTAAGGAACTGCACAAAATATGCTTTCAGCCTAAGGATGGCGCTGCGGCCGGACAATATCGGCAAGTAGATGTAATAATTACAGGCTCACACCATAATGACAAATTGTCCCGGCATGAGGACGTGCCTGCTCATATGCGCGATTTCGCAGCGCAATTGCCGGAAAAACGGGCGCGGTTGCATCCGGTCGTATATGCGGCCACGCTGCACAGGGATTTTATATATATTCACCCTTTTGAAGATGGCAACGGCCGTACAGCCCGCTTATTAATGAACCATGCCTTGCTGGCAACAGGCTATCCCCCGGTAATAATTTCACCGGCATTCAAACACGAATATATACAAGCACTTGAAAAAAGTCATTCAAACAGTCAAATGTTCACTCATTACATTGCAGAGCAAGTGCTGCAAGCGCAGCGCGATTACATTCGGTTGCTTCATTTGCCGCCAGTTTAA
- a CDS encoding TIGR02710 family CRISPR-associated CARF protein gives MTKRNKNKVLFVTVGGSPEPVITTIRYHKSEYIVFFASSDGFPVKTPGTHRLVDGEDNPWEVKLKNGQIERRPSIVVHTGLRPDQYEKVNITNVDSMDYCYRTIYNKILDVISLYPDADWIADYTGGTKTMGAALAIAAVDLGVKLNLVIGERINTVKVKDGTQRTVLTSCNTAIWNRYLKQIESSFTQRDYVSCQSLVEGVREEFNIDSKQDRLLQAFHSMARGFRAWDTFDHAAALDILRLYDRYIPQYMMFLDDIIKSKAITDLTNREPRYGLKSIAPVHDLLLNAQRRFEAGQYDDGIGRVSLSGIRTPRANVLGCLSASTTFYWTY, from the coding sequence ATGACTAAACGTAATAAGAATAAGGTGTTGTTCGTTACTGTCGGCGGTTCGCCAGAACCGGTGATTACAACAATACGCTATCATAAATCAGAGTATATAGTATTTTTTGCTAGTTCTGACGGTTTTCCGGTTAAAACCCCTGGAACTCACCGTCTGGTTGATGGAGAAGATAATCCTTGGGAAGTTAAACTTAAAAATGGGCAAATTGAGCGTCGACCATCAATCGTTGTTCACACGGGATTACGTCCGGATCAATATGAAAAAGTAAATATAACCAATGTGGACAGTATGGACTATTGTTATCGCACTATCTACAACAAAATACTGGATGTCATCTCTCTCTATCCAGATGCAGATTGGATTGCGGATTACACCGGCGGGACAAAAACCATGGGAGCCGCACTGGCGATTGCTGCTGTGGATTTAGGGGTAAAGTTAAACCTGGTAATAGGAGAGAGAATTAATACGGTAAAAGTAAAAGATGGGACGCAACGAACGGTTTTAACAAGTTGCAATACTGCTATTTGGAATCGTTATCTCAAACAAATCGAATCTTCTTTTACACAACGGGATTATGTTTCATGCCAGTCTTTGGTAGAAGGAGTCCGTGAAGAATTTAATATCGATTCAAAACAGGACCGGTTGCTTCAGGCTTTTCATAGCATGGCCCGGGGATTCCGGGCATGGGATACTTTTGACCATGCTGCAGCACTGGATATCTTGCGGCTATATGATCGGTATATCCCGCAGTATATGATGTTTTTAGATGATATCATTAAGTCCAAGGCAATCACTGACCTGACCAACCGAGAGCCTCGTTACGGTCTAAAAAGCATCGCCCCGGTCCATGACTTATTGCTGAATGCGCAGCGACGGTTTGAAGCCGGGCAGTATGATGACGGTATCGGACGAGTGAGTCTATCGGGCATTAGAACTCCTAGAGCAAATGTGCTTGGCTGCTTGTCCGCCTCAACCACTTTTTACTGGACATATTGA
- the cas10 gene encoding type III-B CRISPR-associated protein Cas10/Cmr2, with product MIQFLFLFTITPVQSFISQARKTQDLYAGSYILSHLCRTGARWVEHHLKGEILFPEIHNQSIPNRFLAVLTASKEDLLRIGGEVEEVVRQEMRTISDSILNSLSLDKPADFDRQINSYFQIYWTFYPYNEPQYCQCFEQIEKLLGSVKNTKKFEQLSQESGRKCSITGEHNVQFYREKGQAYIPAGAVQVPGSLSLKYLGRKESLGAIAFVKRCADKYFTCPSSQYDKKFPSTAAIALMETENQLKKKRHDDIHISEPHMVFSLRNKQPFDDDCTPEAKVQAQNLLKLLETEKINFSSYYAVMLYDGDNMGKWLSGEYLNSQDGQREFHRSLSSQLGIFALKASREILIEPKGKAVYAGGDDFLGFINITHMLPVLKEMRNSFDRTIDLSCFSDEHLTFSAGVVIAHIKTPLSEVLAWVRKMEHEAKSIDINKNAIGLAVLKHSGEIHKTVLKWRYDERCTVTLLATVVKALQEENISESFIKSMGIEFGRIMDDDQPVIDDKLVKTEVRRLIYRSATSKKNSQWDDAKIDEFCENLYQLYLDGGRLERFLSFLSIARFLAREV from the coding sequence ATGATTCAGTTCTTGTTCTTATTCACTATTACGCCAGTTCAATCATTCATCAGTCAAGCGCGCAAAACACAAGACTTATATGCGGGAAGTTATATATTGTCTCATTTGTGCCGTACGGGTGCCCGGTGGGTTGAACATCACCTTAAAGGCGAGATATTGTTTCCCGAGATTCATAACCAATCCATCCCCAACCGATTTCTGGCTGTTCTAACTGCGAGCAAGGAGGATTTACTCCGGATCGGCGGGGAGGTAGAGGAAGTAGTACGGCAAGAAATGCGAACCATTTCTGATAGTATTCTCAACTCGTTGTCTCTAGATAAACCGGCTGATTTTGATCGCCAGATTAATAGCTATTTTCAAATTTACTGGACATTTTATCCCTACAATGAGCCGCAGTATTGTCAATGCTTCGAACAAATCGAAAAATTACTGGGTTCAGTCAAGAATACAAAGAAATTTGAGCAGTTATCGCAGGAGTCAGGGCGTAAGTGCTCAATCACAGGGGAGCATAATGTTCAGTTTTACAGAGAAAAGGGTCAAGCATATATTCCGGCTGGCGCAGTTCAAGTTCCGGGTTCTTTGAGTCTAAAGTATCTCGGAAGGAAGGAAAGCCTTGGCGCAATTGCGTTTGTGAAAAGATGTGCTGACAAATATTTTACTTGCCCCAGTTCTCAATATGACAAAAAATTTCCGTCCACGGCTGCTATAGCTCTGATGGAGACGGAAAACCAATTAAAGAAAAAAAGACACGATGATATCCATATTTCGGAGCCTCATATGGTCTTTTCTCTGAGAAACAAGCAACCTTTTGATGATGATTGCACACCTGAAGCAAAAGTTCAGGCACAAAATTTGCTAAAACTGCTAGAAACAGAGAAAATCAATTTTTCGTCCTACTATGCTGTAATGCTTTATGACGGCGATAATATGGGGAAATGGCTGTCTGGAGAGTATCTGAATTCACAGGACGGTCAGCGTGAGTTTCATCGTTCTTTGAGCAGCCAACTTGGTATATTTGCGCTCAAAGCATCCCGGGAAATATTGATTGAGCCAAAGGGTAAGGCAGTATATGCCGGCGGGGATGACTTTTTAGGATTTATCAATATCACTCATATGCTACCAGTGCTGAAGGAGATGCGGAATAGTTTTGACCGTACTATTGATTTGTCTTGTTTTAGTGATGAACATTTAACTTTTTCCGCAGGAGTTGTTATCGCCCATATAAAAACACCCCTATCAGAAGTGTTAGCGTGGGTACGTAAAATGGAGCATGAAGCCAAAAGTATTGATATAAATAAAAATGCTATTGGGCTAGCTGTGTTAAAACATTCCGGAGAAATACATAAAACAGTACTTAAATGGCGTTATGATGAGCGGTGTACGGTAACCTTGCTTGCAACAGTTGTAAAAGCTTTGCAAGAAGAGAATATTTCAGAATCATTCATCAAGTCGATGGGTATTGAGTTTGGTCGCATTATGGATGATGACCAGCCCGTGATCGATGATAAATTAGTTAAGACCGAGGTGCGACGACTTATATACAGATCGGCGACAAGCAAGAAGAATAGCCAGTGGGATGA